The Prionailurus viverrinus isolate Anna chromosome X, UM_Priviv_1.0, whole genome shotgun sequence genome segment GTCTCCTCTGGAGGTATCTTCTGTCCTTTACCCAGAAGGGTGCTGATCCTTCTCATGGGCAGGTGGGCGGGAGCTGTCAGGGTCAGGGAGGTTTCTTTATGAGCAAATGCTTCCAGCCTGTGGTCTCAGAGAGTGCCTGGGTCCTTATACACTCAGTCTGACAGCTGTCGGTGGTTGAGTGGACATGAGGATGGTGCAGGGAGGGCACTTAGAGGGGGTGCTAAGGCTGGgttgggaggggcagggcctTTCCTCAACAGTCAGGATACTCCCTTCTCACTCCCCCAGGAGCCTGAGGCCCAGGCAGCCCAGGTGTCTGACGTGCTGGCCACCTCCCAGCGGCCTGAACAGGTAAGCGGAGCAGTGGCGGGGGTTCTGGGCCCTTGCCTGCCTGCTGGGCCCGACACCCCCATCCAATTGGCCTGTGCCTCCCAGGACACACGGGCAGCTCAAGAGCAGGAGCTGGAGTCTCTTTGGGAACAACTGGAGGGAGTGAAGCATAACATTGAAGAGGTTGAAGCCAACATGAAGACCCTGGGAATCAGCCTTGtgcaggtgggaggtgggggtgggtcaCAGTGGGGCCTAGAGGGACTTGAAGGGGCTGAGAGGACTCTGTAGGGGTCTGCAGATGTTAGAAGGGTTCACAGGCGACCTTGGGGACCTGTGGGCTCTTGATGATTCAGAAAAACCAGTGGGGGTGAGAGAGGGATGTAGGGTCGGGGGGTTGGACCTATGGGGTTGGGTCACCTGTGGGCATCAGTCAGGCCATGTGTGTGTCTATGAGAATCAGGAGGGGTGCGAGCATCTGTGGGCATCTGTGTGGGCATGACGGATCTGTGTGGGCAGGGGCTGGTGGGCCTTGTCAGGGTTCCTGGGGGTCATTGTGGACGTGGAGGGGTCAGAGGGGACTATGGGTGTCTCTCACCGCTTGTAGGTTTTTGTGGCAATCAGGACGGGCCAGGGGGCCAATAGAGGGTAGAGGGATGTGTTGTCATCTGTGGGGGCTCAGGCTAGGCTAGGGCTTTCCAGGCTCAGTGGGGGATGTGGTGTGTGGCTGGGCTCCTGCAATGACGGCAGTGGGGGTCACGGGTGCCAGGTGGAGACCGAGTGTCGGCAGAGCGAGCTGAGCACGGCGGAGCGTGAGCAGGCCCTGCGCTTGAAGAGCCGGGCTGTGGAGCTGCTGCCTGACGGTGCTGCCAACCTCGCCAAGCTGCAGGTGGGGCTGGTGCCATGGCTGGGTGGGAGGGTTGGAGTCGGAAGGGTCCTGTGTGATGGGTATCCcctaccaccacccccacctAGCTCGTGGTAGAGAGTAGTGCCCAGCGGGTGATCCACTTGGCGGGTCAGTGGGAAAAGCACCGGGTCCCTCTCCTGGCTGAGTACCGCCACCTCCGAAAGCTCCAGGACTGCAGAGAGGTAGGTTGTGGGGTCCTGGGCTGTATGTGGGGGGCAGGTTCAGTCCCTCCCTAGGGGGCCATTCCTGTGCTCTGCTCACTGTCCCTCTGCCCATGGGGTCCTGGCAGCTGGAATCTTCTCGGCGGCTGGCAGAGATCCAGGAGCTGCACCAGAGTGTACGGGCAGCTGCTGAAGAGGCCCGCAGGAAGGAGGAGGTCTATAAGCAGCTGGTAAGGCCTGCATGGGGAGCCCTGGGTGGTTCggagtgggtgggggtgggggtcccaggGGAATGTCTGCTGTGTCCCCACCTAGGTATCAGAGCTGGAGACCCTGCCTCGAGACGTGTCCCGGCTAGCCTATACCCAGCGCATCTTGGAGATTGTGGGCAACATCcgaaagcagaaggaagagatcACTAAGGTGCACCATCATGGCTGTGGAGGGTTGGGGCACACGGGCAGGCACGCCCAAGGGGCAGATGTGTGTAGCATGGCCACATGGATACCCCACTCCCTCCGAAAGGCAGAGCTGTGTAGCCATACCCCAACACAGAGCGGTCCTACCCAGTCCACTCCAGCCACACCCGATGCAGTGACTCACACCCTGTCTGGAtgtgagagcatgagcacaaaTGCCCTCAGCTGGCCGGCTAGTCTGTGCCAGACATGGGCTTATTGGCTACACTGTTCTCCACCAGATCTTATCGGACACAAAGGAACTTCAGAAGGAAATCAACTCCTTGTCTGGGAAGCTGGACCGGACATTTGCAGTGACTGATGAGCTTGTTTTCAAGGTGTGGGACAGGCTGGGccaggtggaggggtggggggcggtgctAGGCTACTGCCTGCCTGTCTGCTCACAGGTTGGCTTGGGTCTAGGCCCTGTGTGAGCCTTGTAGGTACACTGCTGCTTGGGCCTGGCTGTGCGCCATGGAGGATGAAGtcaggggagtgggagagggtgGCCTTGTGGGGTCCTGGAGGTGGTAGATGTGGGGAGCGTGGGGGAGGCCCACTGATCCCTTCTGTCCGGTCAGGATGCCAAGAAGGATGATGCCGTTCGGAAGGCATACAAGTATCTAGCTGCTTTGCATGAGGTGAGTGGAGAAGCGTGCCTGGGGCTGCCTGGGGTGGGGCATGGTTGGGGTGCAAGCCTTCTGCTCCTGCCATCCCCAGAACTGCAGCCAGCTCATCCAGACCATTGAGGACACAGGCACAATCATGCGGGAGGTTCGAGACCTTGAGGAGCAGGTGAGGCTTGGGGTAGGAGGGGAAACCAAGACAGGCCAGTGGACAGCAGCTTGGTTAACATCACGAGAGGCTGTGGGACCAGACACAGCCTGTGGCTGGACTCTCAGCCATGCCCCTTAGtagctgtgtgtgtgtaatctgGCATAGGCCAGtggccttctctgagcctcagtttccaccccAGAGGTCTTCacacctgcctcccagggcttCAGCTTGAGTATGCGGTGGCTAATCCTGCCATATAGCAAATGATGCTTTAGGTGAACAGATGACACGTGCAGAGGCCTGTCGGTGGGACACAGCAGGCTATTgttggaggagggtggggggagcacgGGAGGGGCCTTGAGTGGCCTCCATGGAGGCAGGGTGGCGAACAGGAGCTGGAAAGGGGGCCCGGACCACTGAAGGGATGTGATTCGCGTTGCCTTAGATCGAGACGGAGATGGGAAAGAAGACCCTCAGCAACCTGGAGAAGATCCGCGAGGACTACCGAGCCCTTCGCCAGGAGAACGCTGGCCTCCTGGGGCGGGTCCGTGAGGCCTGAGGAGCCCCCAGCATAGGTCTCCTCCTGGCCTTAGGCAGGGATTTGGGATGTTGGGGGCCATGGCCAAGCGCTTGCCCTAGCTATTCCCTCTGTTGGCTGTGCAATTCCTCCTCCTATGGCCTTAGCTCCAGACCCCTGCCCACCTGACCCCAACCCTTATCTGGGGTGATCATCCAGAGTGTGGGAATTTGGCTACAGTTTATTGGGGTTAGGGCCTTGGATCCTGAATAAATGAGGGGCTCTGACTGCAGTCTAAGCTGAGGCATGGATGGGGACGTAAGGCACAGAacgggggaggtggggtgggtgaCAGGAGAGGCATGGGGTATATTTGgtaattcagtgtgtgtgtggctgtgaaAGCCCATGTGGGACTCAGGAAATCCACTGTGGCGCTGTGTGGGTGTGCGCACACGTGAGATGCACAGGTGTGTTCTGATGGGCTGTGTGACCAAGAGGATTTGTTGGGAGCTGCTGGAGGATGTGTGTGACTGGTATGTGTCTGTGTGGTTCTTTGGGTCCTGAGATCCTGAAGCTACCAAGGCTGCTTGGGCACACCCCGTGTGGCCCTGTACCTATGGGCCTGGAGGATGGTTGTGGGTGTGTGCTTTGGGGTATGTGGGCTGACAGAACTGTGCTCAGGTGCGATCGTCTGCGTGATTGCAGATTTGAGGTTGCCTGGGTGTGCTGTGGCAGGCTCTTTGTGTTTTGGTGCTTGTATTGCATCCGAGGGACAGGACTGTGACTGCCTGTGTGTCTTTTTGAGCCCCCAGGGTCATCTGGGAGAGTGACTGAGGCAGGCCATGTGTGTGGTTGGTTGCAAAGGCTCAGTTTGGCTAAAGAGCTTGTAGGAAGCCAGGCCTCTGTGAGCAGCCTTGGTGCAGAGCATATGATCTAGGAGGGTAGTCAGCTGAGGATCAGGGTCCCTGGCAGGCAAGACTGTGCACCCCTCACTTCTTGGTCCCTGTGGGCACATCTGGGGcctgccacccctgccccaggccacttccaccacccccaccccgtcccccgtTTCGgcccctgtccttccttcctcctttccttggtCTTGAGATTAGGGGCCAGGTGTGGGGTTGGAACACCTGCTGGGCCTCTGGCTCCTCTTCTTGCGGAACTCGAATTCATCCACGGTCCACACGGCCCCCTTCTCACTCTCCACCCGCACAAAGCATTTGTGTAGGCTCAGGTTGTGGCGGATGGCATTCTGTGGAAGGAAGGCCGGCCaggccaggggcaggggagatgggTAGGCAACCATCCTCCAAGGTCAGCACTACTCACCAAAAACCGGCCTCCTGCCCCTTTCCAGCATGCCTGCAAGCCCAGCCTCAGGCCCTCCCACTCCTGAACTTGGTGCAGCACCACGGTGGCATTTGAGGCCCtcccagccaccaccaccccaaaGGACCTCACCTTCCAGGTGGCGGGGTGGTTTCTGAAGAAGGCAAACATGCGTGTGAACCAGTGGTAGATCTCGTTGAGGGTCCGCTGCTTCTCAGGAGCCTCCAGGATGGCCTGGGGGTAAGGGGGTGTGGGGGTAAGGGAGCCACTCCCTCATAGTTGGGCTGAGGGTGGCAGTGTCTGACACGGGTAGAACTGTGGGAGCTTGATTTGTTTGGATTTAGGAATGGGTTTAAGGGTCAGAGATGATGGCTGCAGTGAGGTTCTGGGTCAGGATGTCAGGATGGGGCTAGGGATAGGTAGGGGAATGTGTGATGTTGTGTAGGGATTAGGTGTGGGCCTAGGATGAAGGTCTAGGCAGGCCCTGATGAAAGTTCTGGGAAGGCATTAGGGAGATTCAGATGAAGGGGTTGGCATGGGGTGAGGACAAGGGTCAGACAGGTGTCACAAGGAAGTGGTTAGAGGCAGGGTCCAGCTGGGGGATATGTGGGCACATTGGGATATGTGAGGACTAGGGAAGGAGTTAGGATAATTATCTGGGGTGGGTTTAGGGCCAGGGGCAAAGATCAGGTTGGTTTGGGGGCTATTTTACAGGTCCAGGAGGGGGTTAAGTATGGGGTTGAGATGGGCATAAGGGAAGGGGTGGGTCAAGGGCCTGAATCTGGCCTGGGTAGTGGTTAGGTTTGGGCTCGGGGCAGGTCTGGGGTGAAGCCAGCGTGGGGGTCGCATCTGAGACATGGGTTTGTTCGTGCAGGAGCCTGTACTGGGGGCACTCAAGAGGAAGGCTGGGACTGTGGGAGGCTTGTCCCCACCccgtttcttttccttctccatggTCTGTGCTGCCTGCTTACCCAGCGGATGAGGGTGGCATAGGTGAAGGGTGGCCGCATGTCGTGGAACTTGAAGTAATCCATGTTGTGGAAGAACTCTaggaatgggggagagtcaggtCCCAttccggggctcctcgccccctCTCCCATCCTCCAGTCTACAAGCAGAGTCTACGCAGCTAAAATCCTAAAATCCCTTGCTAACAGCACCAGGCTTCACCATCACAGTTCTTGTGCTGAGCACCGGACATCAAATGTATCATTTACTGTTTGTACCACTCCCACCTCAATGGGCCTTATTGTTTCCAAAGTTTAAAGGAAGTGGAGTATGCACACAAAGGGATGTAACTGGCCacgtggcagagccaggatgacACTCCAGGGCCCTGATCCCTGATAAGCTCCTGGCCCCGGACCTTGTGGGTAGTAGGGGATTCGTGAGcttgggagaagggaaaaggagagtcCCTGGGAGTTGCTTAGCTAGTTTCCTCCCTTCTGATGACCAAATGGAGTAGCTGAAGCCCAGAATGAGGGCTTCTCTCCAAGTCCCCAGGAGAGATGGGGCTAGAAATTAGAAACCATAGTGGGGGGCTTGCAGGCCTTGGAAATGCTGAGAGACAGCTTTTGTAAGCAGTTGTGTTTTCCCAAAGGCTGGGTGGCAGTGCTGGGGAAGAGCACTATTGGGGCTCCTGTCTCCCACCCAGTGCCAGTCAGGGGCATTAGGGGTTCAAGGGGCACCAAGTATGGCATGGGACATCCTTGCCTGGGAATGTGCTATTTCCATGGCTGCCCCAGAGGTGCCTCCGCACAGCAAACAGGCCGTCGGGGGCCTCCTGggggctgggccaggctgggccagTGGCGGCTGGGGTGCCAGTGGCCATGATGCAGCAGGAGCCCTTGTCGGATGACGcctgcaggaggagggagaggctggtGATTCAGACCCTTAAACTTTCcacttgaattttaaataagtgttttttaaaagcaagggAGCTCTCTTCTCAATTCGTCTGGTGTGGAATCCCATGAAGCAGTGTGAGCTGTATTTATTAGAGTGTGCGTGTggacccgtgtgtgtgtgtgtgtgtgtgtgtgtagaacacCAAAGCTGGGGCCTCGAGCTGGGGTTGAATCAGGCTTCTCTTCTCCCCAACTGTGACCTGTGACCTTAGGGATGATGGTAATACCTATTGAGGATTAAATCAATATGCTCTAGCAACGTTCTCAGAAACGGTGCCTGGCACCCGGGGCCTGCTTCATGGGTGTGTGACCTGTTTAATCACATAGATCCCTGCACTTTGTTTACTCCTCTGTGGTTATCATCTTGAAATCTGAGCCCCGTGTTGTTATCTTGCACTGGGCCCTGCAAATTACATAGCCAATCCTGCCAGTAGCACGGGGTCTGTATTCAGTCAGTGTCTGGCTATTTGCTGTTGCTTTGAAAACTCAAGAGCATGATGTTTTGGGATCTTAGGGTCAGAGGCTTTGTAGTTGGAGGGGACAGATTTCCAGGTCTGGGAATGTTtggagctggggacaggggccCAGATGTCCTGGGGCCTGGGTGCAAGGACAagtccccatcccctccccccccaagcaGTCTGTGCCGCCTACGGGCCTGGCGT includes the following:
- the CCDC22 gene encoding coiled-coil domain-containing protein 22, whose protein sequence is MEEADRILIHSLRQAGTAVPPDVQTLRAFTTELVVEAVVRCLRVINPAVGSGLSPLLPLAMSARFRLAMSLAQACMDLGYPLELGYQNFLYPSEPDLRDLLLFLAERLPSDASEDADQPAGDSAILLRAIGSQIRDQLALPWVPPLLRTPKLQHLQGSASQKPFHTTRLAMSELSSRGESREFQASPLLLPAPTQVPQPTGRVASLLECHAIQLCQHMGRDHPGDEDWVHRAPRHPTQEDTRAQRQRLQKHLAEHLRHTWGRPGAPLQTRDLGELLQAWGAGARTGASKGSRFTHSEKFTFHPEPEAQAAQVSDVLATSQRPEQDTRAAQEQELESLWEQLEGVKHNIEEVEANMKTLGISLVQVETECRQSELSTAEREQALRLKSRAVELLPDGAANLAKLQLVVESSAQRVIHLAGQWEKHRVPLLAEYRHLRKLQDCRELESSRRLAEIQELHQSVRAAAEEARRKEEVYKQLVSELETLPRDVSRLAYTQRILEIVGNIRKQKEEITKILSDTKELQKEINSLSGKLDRTFAVTDELVFKDAKKDDAVRKAYKYLAALHENCSQLIQTIEDTGTIMREVRDLEEQIETEMGKKTLSNLEKIREDYRALRQENAGLLGRVREA